One Defluviimonas sp. SAOS-178_SWC DNA window includes the following coding sequences:
- a CDS encoding SH3 domain-containing protein, with the protein MRPLLSVAACLALATALAAPDSAQAGGAATALGAMTAPQIPAVAAGSDPDMFATGVQSGPDFWQVTGVASNDTLNIRSGPGTGNRVVARAPNGAVLRNLGCQGSGSARWCKVETKDGTIRGWVSGKFLRESGGSSSGAAADVPELAVRTSGEIEVRWSSGCTMLYNSRGDRLSTGGSCSRSQRDRSDDAVTRYMREQGGSAAEGGGAPMKMNGLGRVTQGGLVTGKITSKNGRSYALILTATQDGLTCTGSFDEAPGVGGASSTIIHCTNGSSGSAIMNGKTLTFTAGGKGGYVKF; encoded by the coding sequence ATGAGACCACTACTCTCTGTTGCCGCGTGCCTTGCGCTTGCGACCGCACTGGCTGCGCCGGACAGCGCCCAGGCGGGCGGGGCCGCGACGGCGCTGGGCGCCATGACGGCGCCGCAGATCCCGGCCGTCGCGGCGGGCTCCGACCCCGACATGTTCGCGACCGGCGTGCAGTCCGGACCCGACTTCTGGCAGGTGACCGGGGTGGCATCCAACGACACGCTGAACATCCGTTCGGGTCCCGGCACCGGGAACCGCGTCGTCGCCCGCGCGCCCAACGGTGCGGTGCTTCGCAACCTCGGCTGCCAGGGATCGGGCAGCGCGCGGTGGTGCAAGGTCGAAACCAAGGACGGCACCATCCGCGGCTGGGTTAGCGGCAAGTTCCTGCGGGAATCCGGTGGTAGCTCCTCCGGTGCCGCGGCGGATGTGCCGGAACTCGCCGTGCGGACCTCGGGCGAGATCGAGGTGCGTTGGTCCTCGGGTTGCACCATGCTCTACAACTCCCGCGGCGACCGGCTGAGCACGGGCGGCAGCTGCTCGCGTTCCCAGCGCGACAGGTCCGATGACGCCGTCACCCGCTACATGCGCGAGCAGGGTGGTAGCGCCGCCGAAGGCGGCGGCGCGCCGATGAAGATGAACGGGCTGGGCCGGGTGACACAGGGAGGCCTCGTCACAGGCAAAATCACCTCCAAGAACGGGCGTAGCTATGCCCTGATCCTGACCGCAACGCAGGACGGGTTGACCTGCACCGGCTCCTTCGACGAAGCGCCGGGCGTAGGTGGCGCTTCGAGCACGATCATTCACTGCACCAACGGGAGCAGTGGAAGTGCTATCATGAACGGCAAGACGCTAACCTTCACGGCCGGCGGCAAAGGCGGATACGTGAAGTTCTGA
- a CDS encoding CPBP family intramembrane glutamic endopeptidase, with protein sequence MTDASALPDENERFGWLERKDDDFPYYRGHPVEVSTGGWIVVLVAVVLGFVELLYGPRFMPVGGGRFVVAFLYWAIPLAALALVAGRHWRALFRPLRAADFLWMIGFAILNVIVTLGTGTIITRLLNATANKAIAGAGHLAGDDLLQLFARSGIQLIGEEVMSILPFLALMYWLCGRGGMGRKSAIVVAALIVAVLFAAEHLPTYNWNIPQTLLGVGVARIVLLLPYIMTKNLAVSAGAHILNDWMFFGVSVLSAATAPTN encoded by the coding sequence ATGACCGACGCGTCCGCATTGCCCGATGAGAACGAGCGCTTCGGCTGGCTCGAACGGAAGGACGATGACTTTCCCTACTATCGCGGGCATCCGGTCGAGGTATCGACGGGAGGCTGGATCGTCGTCCTCGTTGCGGTCGTGCTGGGCTTTGTCGAGCTTCTCTACGGCCCGAGGTTCATGCCTGTGGGGGGCGGGCGCTTCGTCGTCGCCTTCCTCTACTGGGCGATCCCGCTCGCGGCGCTCGCGCTTGTCGCGGGGCGTCATTGGCGGGCGCTGTTCCGGCCGTTGAGGGCGGCCGATTTCCTATGGATGATCGGCTTCGCGATCCTGAACGTCATCGTCACGCTTGGCACCGGGACGATCATCACCCGGCTGCTGAATGCGACGGCGAACAAGGCGATTGCCGGCGCCGGTCATCTGGCCGGGGACGACCTACTTCAGCTTTTCGCGCGGAGCGGCATCCAGCTGATCGGCGAGGAAGTCATGTCGATCCTGCCGTTCCTCGCGCTGATGTACTGGCTTTGCGGACGCGGCGGCATGGGCCGGAAATCGGCGATCGTCGTCGCCGCATTGATCGTGGCGGTGCTTTTCGCGGCCGAGCATCTGCCGACCTACAACTGGAACATCCCGCAGACTCTGCTGGGGGTGGGGGTTGCGCGGATCGTGCTGCTTCTGCCCTACATCATGACCAAGAACCTCGCCGTTTCCGCCGGGGCGCACATCCTCAACGACTGGATGTTCTTCGGAGTTTCCGTCCTGAGCGCCGCAACGGCCCCAACGAACTGA
- a CDS encoding M13 family metallopeptidase, with protein MKSTLTRTSTLALGAALLASTAFARNEDLPPLGPDDLLFSVENMDPSVDPRVDFYHFAAGGWLKRVPRPENEASYSFITIQAQRIGDQVTAVVAKAVEEAATAPKGSPTQEVGDFYTAYMDIDHRNAEGMAPLRGEMDRIDAISSLDDLARYSAHFLRVSGVLLLAGLGPEGDLADNSRYAIYAGPGEPGIKARDVYSSDDSAPRRIAYRQYVHGILTTAGYEAAEAERVTDLVLDLETALDTAQLTDAEKLDFRNVNNRMSLQQAQDLVPNFDLRAFLDEVGIAQPEEVIVTQPNYFKALSEMLANRPLDDFKDYLRFRLINKYAGVLSSDFDEPQRALNEAFSGVATLRPLAARAQGLLQQSLGQPLGHLYVDAYYDEETRKKSFELVDYIVAAFAERIPTRAWISDATKQEALAKLKAFNNKVGYPDTWIDYSSVDIVPDNPVANLMAIAEFNIDRDLAKLGGPVVRDDFNSESTLPTAMNAQYNVQINGFQITAAISQPPALQPDADPAVRFCRFGGAIGHEATHGFDTLGRQFDAKGNLRNWWTDEDTAAFVAEAKKLVEQTEDTEIAPGHSGDGKLWVTENMADVGGIKLGYTALMNYLADHPDENVEIDGYSPAQRCFIAWTQLWAENATEPFLINVAESGDHPPNIYRATAPLQHFDPFYDAFGIKEGDPMWLPPEKRVNAW; from the coding sequence ATGAAGTCGACGCTCACCCGAACCTCCACGTTGGCGCTTGGCGCCGCACTTCTTGCGAGCACCGCGTTCGCCCGGAACGAGGATCTTCCGCCGCTCGGTCCCGACGACCTCCTCTTCTCGGTCGAGAACATGGATCCAAGCGTCGATCCGCGCGTGGATTTCTACCATTTCGCCGCAGGCGGCTGGCTCAAGCGTGTGCCGCGCCCCGAGAACGAGGCCTCCTACAGTTTCATCACGATCCAGGCGCAGAGGATCGGGGACCAGGTCACCGCCGTGGTGGCCAAGGCCGTCGAGGAGGCAGCGACGGCTCCCAAGGGCAGCCCGACACAAGAGGTCGGGGATTTCTACACAGCCTACATGGACATCGACCACCGCAATGCGGAAGGCATGGCGCCGTTGCGGGGCGAGATGGACAGGATCGACGCCATCTCGTCGCTGGACGATCTGGCCCGCTATTCGGCGCACTTCCTGCGGGTGTCCGGGGTGTTGCTCCTTGCCGGTTTGGGGCCGGAGGGTGATCTGGCGGACAATTCGCGCTACGCGATCTATGCCGGGCCCGGAGAGCCCGGGATCAAGGCGCGTGACGTCTACAGTTCGGATGACAGCGCGCCCCGTCGCATCGCCTACCGCCAATACGTCCACGGTATCCTGACCACCGCAGGCTACGAAGCGGCGGAGGCCGAGCGGGTGACAGACCTCGTGCTCGACCTCGAAACGGCACTTGACACGGCGCAACTCACGGATGCCGAAAAACTCGACTTCAGGAACGTCAACAACCGGATGTCGTTGCAGCAGGCGCAGGATCTGGTTCCGAACTTCGACCTGCGCGCCTTTCTCGACGAAGTCGGAATAGCACAGCCCGAAGAAGTTATCGTGACCCAGCCGAACTACTTCAAGGCGCTGTCGGAGATGCTCGCAAACCGGCCGTTGGATGATTTCAAGGACTATCTGCGGTTTCGGCTGATCAACAAGTATGCGGGCGTTTTGTCGAGCGACTTCGACGAACCTCAGCGCGCGCTGAACGAGGCGTTTTCGGGTGTCGCGACCCTGCGCCCGCTTGCGGCGCGCGCGCAGGGGCTGCTGCAGCAGTCGCTGGGCCAGCCACTCGGACATCTCTACGTCGACGCCTATTATGATGAGGAGACACGAAAGAAGAGCTTCGAATTGGTCGACTACATCGTCGCCGCCTTCGCGGAGCGGATTCCGACGCGCGCCTGGATATCGGACGCCACCAAGCAAGAGGCGCTGGCGAAGCTGAAGGCGTTCAACAACAAGGTCGGATATCCCGATACTTGGATCGACTACTCTTCGGTCGACATTGTCCCCGACAATCCGGTCGCCAACCTGATGGCAATTGCGGAATTCAACATTGATCGCGATCTGGCCAAGCTCGGCGGTCCGGTTGTGCGTGACGATTTCAACAGTGAGAGCACGCTGCCGACGGCGATGAATGCGCAATACAACGTGCAGATCAATGGCTTTCAGATCACCGCCGCAATCTCCCAGCCGCCGGCCTTACAGCCCGATGCGGATCCGGCCGTTCGGTTCTGCCGCTTCGGCGGGGCAATCGGGCACGAGGCCACGCATGGATTTGACACGCTCGGCCGGCAGTTCGACGCCAAGGGAAATCTGCGCAACTGGTGGACGGATGAAGACACCGCGGCCTTTGTCGCCGAGGCGAAAAAGCTGGTCGAACAGACCGAAGACACCGAAATCGCTCCGGGCCACTCCGGAGATGGCAAGTTATGGGTAACCGAGAATATGGCAGACGTCGGCGGTATCAAGCTCGGCTATACGGCATTGATGAATTACCTAGCCGATCATCCCGACGAGAATGTCGAGATCGACGGGTACTCGCCGGCGCAACGCTGCTTCATCGCCTGGACGCAACTCTGGGCCGAAAATGCCACCGAGCCGTTCCTGATCAACGTGGCCGAGAGCGGCGATCACCCGCCCAATATCTACCGGGCAACTGCTCCCCTGCAGCATTTCGACCCCTTCTACGACGCCTTCGGTATCAAGGAAGGCGACCCGATGTGGCTGCCGCCTGAAAAGCGGGTGAATGCGTGGTGA
- the ychF gene encoding redox-regulated ATPase YchF, with translation MGFRMGIVGLPNVGKSTLFNALTRTAAAQAANFPFCTIEPNVGDVAVPDPRLDKLAAIAGSKQIIPTRITFVDIAGLVRGASKGEGLGNQFLANIREVDAIAHVLRCFEDGDVTHVEGKIDPIADAETIETELMIADMESIERRLANIARKIKGGDKEAVAQERLMKEALAALEAGKPARTVTVAEDDAKAWAMLQLLTSKPVLYVCNVEEASAAGGNSLSAKVAEMAAAQGAGSVVISAKIEEELAQMPAEDAAMFLEEMGLEDAGLDRLIRAGYDLLGLQTYFTVGPKEARAWTIEKGTLAPQAAGVIHGDFERGFIRAETIAYADYIAGNGEAGAREAGKFRVEGKTYEVKDGDVLHFLFNA, from the coding sequence ATGGGCTTCAGGATGGGCATCGTCGGGCTGCCGAACGTGGGCAAGTCCACGCTCTTCAACGCGCTGACCCGCACCGCCGCCGCGCAGGCCGCGAACTTCCCCTTCTGCACGATCGAGCCCAATGTGGGCGACGTCGCCGTGCCCGATCCGCGCCTCGACAAGCTCGCCGCCATCGCCGGCTCGAAGCAGATCATCCCGACCCGCATCACCTTCGTCGACATCGCCGGCCTCGTCCGCGGCGCCTCGAAGGGCGAGGGCCTCGGCAACCAGTTCCTCGCCAATATCCGCGAGGTCGACGCCATCGCCCATGTGCTGCGCTGCTTCGAGGACGGTGACGTCACCCATGTCGAGGGCAAGATCGACCCGATCGCCGACGCCGAGACGATCGAGACCGAGCTGATGATCGCCGACATGGAGAGTATCGAACGCCGCCTCGCCAACATCGCCCGCAAGATCAAGGGCGGCGACAAGGAGGCGGTGGCGCAGGAGCGGCTGATGAAGGAGGCCCTCGCCGCGCTCGAGGCCGGCAAACCCGCCCGCACCGTCACGGTGGCCGAGGACGACGCCAAGGCTTGGGCCATGCTCCAGCTCCTGACCTCGAAACCCGTCCTCTACGTCTGCAACGTGGAGGAGGCCTCGGCTGCGGGCGGCAATTCCCTCTCCGCCAAGGTCGCCGAGATGGCCGCCGCGCAAGGGGCCGGCTCCGTCGTCATCTCCGCCAAGATCGAGGAGGAACTGGCCCAGATGCCCGCCGAGGACGCGGCGATGTTCCTTGAGGAAATGGGGCTGGAAGATGCCGGCCTCGACCGCCTGATCCGCGCCGGCTACGACCTCCTCGGCCTTCAGACCTACTTCACCGTCGGCCCCAAGGAGGCCCGCGCCTGGACCATCGAGAAGGGCACGCTGGCCCCCCAGGCTGCCGGCGTCATCCACGGCGATTTCGAACGCGGCTTCATCCGCGCCGAGACCATCGCCTATGCCGACTACATCGCCGGCAACGGCGAGGCCGGCGCGCGTGAGGCCGGCAAGTTCCGCGTCGAGGGCAAGACCTACGAAGTCAAGGACGGCGACGTCCTGCACTTCCTCTTCAACGCGTAA
- a CDS encoding WD40/YVTN/BNR-like repeat-containing protein, translated as MKTLWVATRKGLFRFEPDGEGWRQDGAPAFLAAPVSQMLDDPRDGALYVALNHGHFGCKLHRSDDGGGTWVELPCPAYPASEAADAPALDMIWALAPGGADRPGHLWAGTLPGGLFRSADRGESWTLVDSLWDVPQRAKWFGGGYDHPGIHSILVDPRDSDRIALGVSCGGVWLTRDGGATWEQGGHGLRADFLPPEMATDPTSQDPHLIAAGPADPDRIWCQHHCGIFSSTDGGRTFTEHSAAAKPSAFGFAVAVHPKDPERAWFAPGVKDECRVPVGGRLVVTRTRDGGKSFDILGNGLPQENAYDLIYRHALCVDDTGDRLAMGSTTGNLWTTADGGESWRRVSSTLPPIAQVAFAR; from the coding sequence ATGAAGACGCTCTGGGTGGCGACGCGCAAGGGGCTGTTCCGGTTCGAGCCGGACGGGGAGGGCTGGCGGCAGGACGGGGCACCGGCGTTCCTGGCGGCCCCGGTGAGCCAGATGCTCGACGATCCGCGCGACGGGGCGCTCTACGTCGCGCTCAACCACGGCCATTTCGGCTGCAAGCTGCACCGTTCGGACGATGGCGGCGGAACCTGGGTGGAACTGCCCTGTCCGGCCTATCCGGCCTCGGAAGCCGCCGACGCGCCGGCGCTCGACATGATCTGGGCGCTGGCGCCGGGGGGTGCCGACCGGCCGGGGCACCTCTGGGCCGGAACGCTGCCCGGCGGGCTTTTCCGCAGCGCGGACCGGGGCGAAAGCTGGACGCTGGTCGACAGCCTCTGGGATGTGCCGCAGCGGGCGAAGTGGTTCGGCGGCGGTTACGATCACCCCGGCATCCATTCGATCCTCGTCGATCCGCGCGACAGCGACCGGATCGCCCTCGGCGTCTCCTGCGGCGGCGTCTGGCTCACCCGTGACGGCGGCGCGACCTGGGAACAGGGCGGGCATGGGCTCCGCGCCGACTTCCTGCCGCCTGAGATGGCGACCGACCCGACGAGCCAGGACCCGCACCTCATTGCCGCCGGTCCCGCCGATCCCGACCGGATCTGGTGCCAGCACCATTGCGGGATCTTCTCCTCGACCGATGGCGGCCGGACCTTCACCGAACACAGCGCCGCCGCGAAGCCCTCGGCCTTCGGCTTTGCCGTCGCGGTTCACCCGAAGGACCCCGAGCGCGCTTGGTTCGCGCCGGGCGTCAAGGACGAATGCCGGGTGCCGGTCGGCGGCAGGCTGGTCGTCACCCGGACCCGCGACGGCGGTAAGAGCTTCGACATCCTCGGCAACGGCCTGCCGCAGGAAAACGCCTACGACCTGATCTACCGCCACGCGCTCTGCGTCGACGACACCGGCGACCGCCTCGCGATGGGCTCGACCACCGGCAACCTCTGGACCACGGCCGACGGGGGCGAAAGCTGGCGGCGCGTCTCCTCGACCCTGCCGCCCATCGCCCAGGTCGCCTTCGCCCGCTAG
- a CDS encoding MoaD/ThiS family protein → MPVIRFTANLMRHRPVPRVEAEAVSVREALEAAWAEDPLLRSYILDEQGRLRRHVNIFVDGEMIADRLRLSDPVGARSEIYVLQALSGG, encoded by the coding sequence ATGCCCGTGATCCGTTTCACCGCCAATCTGATGCGCCACCGGCCCGTGCCGCGGGTGGAGGCGGAGGCGGTGTCCGTGCGCGAGGCGCTGGAGGCGGCATGGGCCGAGGATCCGCTGCTGCGCTCCTATATCCTCGACGAACAGGGGCGGCTTCGCCGTCACGTCAACATCTTCGTCGACGGTGAGATGATCGCGGACCGGCTGAGGCTCTCCGATCCGGTCGGCGCGCGGTCGGAGATCTATGTGCTTCAGGCATTGTCGGGAGGTTGA
- the trpA gene encoding tryptophan synthase subunit alpha, which yields MTRIETTFAALKAEGRKAFVSYIMAGDPDLDTSLTLMKGLPAAGVDVIELGMPFTDPMADGPTIQLAGQRALEGGQTLQKTLDMAAEFRKTDDRTPIVMMGYYNPIYSRGVDKFLTDAKAAGVDGLIVVDLPPEEDEELCIPAQKAGMNFIRLATPTTDDKRLPKVLQNTSGFVYYVSITGITGAAAAEAGDVGPEVARIKAATDLPVIVGFGIRSPDTARAIASVADGAVVGSAIVRMVEEKRPVPEILAFVKGLADGAHSA from the coding sequence ATGACCCGGATCGAGACGACATTCGCCGCGCTGAAGGCCGAAGGGCGCAAGGCCTTCGTCTCCTACATCATGGCGGGCGATCCCGACCTCGACACCTCGCTCACTCTTATGAAAGGCCTGCCGGCCGCGGGCGTCGACGTGATCGAGCTTGGCATGCCCTTCACCGATCCGATGGCCGACGGCCCGACGATCCAGCTCGCCGGCCAGCGCGCGCTCGAAGGCGGGCAGACGCTGCAGAAGACGCTCGACATGGCGGCCGAGTTCCGCAAGACCGACGACAGGACGCCGATCGTGATGATGGGCTACTACAACCCGATCTATTCGCGCGGCGTGGACAAGTTCCTGACCGATGCCAAGGCCGCCGGCGTCGACGGACTCATCGTCGTCGACCTGCCGCCGGAAGAGGACGAGGAGCTTTGCATCCCGGCCCAGAAGGCCGGGATGAACTTCATCCGCCTCGCCACGCCGACGACCGACGACAAGCGCCTGCCGAAGGTGCTGCAGAACACGTCCGGCTTCGTCTACTACGTCTCGATCACCGGCATCACCGGCGCCGCCGCCGCCGAAGCGGGCGATGTCGGCCCCGAGGTCGCGCGGATCAAGGCGGCGACCGACCTGCCGGTCATCGTCGGCTTCGGCATCCGTTCGCCCGACACCGCCCGCGCCATCGCCTCGGTCGCCGACGGCGCCGTCGTCGGCTCCGCCATCGTCAGGATGGTCGAGGAAAAGCGCCCCGTGCCGGAGATCCTCGCCTTCGTGAAGGGCCTCGCCGACGGCGCGCATTCGGCCTGA
- a CDS encoding ZIP family metal transporter, which produces MQDVAANTIWWGLMGGLVAAAATTAGAIPVLVGRSMSQRTSDTMLGFAAGVMLSASYFSLILPGIEVATGLYGSLVWAALVAGAGIALGAGFVAWLNATLPHEHFVTGHEGADSAALARIWLFVIAITIHNFPEGLSIGVSFGGGDVANGLSVMTGISLQDIPEGLAVAVALTGRGYSRGRAFFVATLTGLVEPVGGLIGAAAVSVASDLLPWGLTFAAGAMLYIISHEILPETHRNGHQDRATAGLIFGLVLMMVLDVTLG; this is translated from the coding sequence ATGCAGGATGTGGCGGCGAACACGATCTGGTGGGGCCTCATGGGCGGGCTCGTCGCCGCCGCGGCGACGACGGCGGGGGCGATCCCGGTCCTCGTCGGGCGCAGCATGTCGCAGCGCACGAGCGACACGATGCTCGGCTTCGCGGCGGGGGTGATGCTCTCGGCCTCGTATTTCTCGCTGATCCTGCCCGGAATCGAGGTCGCGACGGGGCTTTACGGGTCCCTTGTCTGGGCGGCGCTGGTGGCCGGCGCGGGGATCGCGCTCGGCGCGGGATTCGTCGCCTGGCTGAACGCGACGCTGCCGCACGAGCATTTCGTCACCGGGCACGAAGGGGCGGACAGCGCCGCGTTGGCCCGGATCTGGCTGTTCGTGATCGCGATCACCATCCACAATTTTCCCGAGGGCCTGTCTATCGGCGTGTCCTTCGGTGGCGGCGACGTGGCGAACGGGTTGTCGGTGATGACCGGGATCTCGCTCCAGGACATCCCCGAGGGGCTGGCCGTCGCCGTCGCCCTCACCGGGCGCGGCTATTCGCGGGGGCGGGCCTTCTTCGTCGCGACGCTGACCGGGCTTGTCGAGCCCGTGGGCGGGCTGATCGGTGCCGCCGCCGTGTCTGTCGCCTCTGACCTGCTGCCCTGGGGGTTGACCTTCGCGGCGGGTGCGATGCTGTACATCATCAGCCACGAAATCCTGCCCGAGACTCACCGCAACGGCCATCAGGATCGCGCGACGGCGGGGCTGATCTTCGGGCTGGTGCTGATGATGGTTCTCGACGTCACGCTCGGCTGA
- a CDS encoding alpha-hydroxy acid oxidase — protein MAVITCIDDLKRVYRRRVPRMFYDYAESGSWTEQTFRENVTDFAEIRLRQKIAVDMTGRSTAAEMIGQKVAMPVALAPVGLTGMQNADGEIKAARAAEKFGVPFTLSTMSICSIEDVAAHVSKPFWFQIYALNDDAFNAAIIGRAKNAGCSALVITVDLQILGQRHKDLKNGLSAPPKFTIPTMINLATKWGWGLEMLQTKRRFFGNIVGHVEGVSDPSSLSAWTAEKFDPALNWDKIRKLMDMWGGKVILKGILDVEDAEKAASLGADAIVVSNHGGRQLDGALSSIRMLPEIAAAVGKKTEVWMDGGVRSGQDVLKAVALGAKGVMIGRAFVYGLGAMGEAGVTKALEVIHKELDTSMALCGETGLGHVGRHNVLIPKGFLDRYQ, from the coding sequence ATGGCCGTCATCACCTGCATCGACGATCTGAAACGCGTCTACCGGCGCCGGGTGCCACGGATGTTCTACGACTACGCGGAATCGGGGAGCTGGACCGAACAGACCTTCCGCGAGAACGTCACCGATTTCGCCGAGATCCGGCTGCGCCAGAAGATCGCCGTCGACATGACCGGCCGGTCGACCGCGGCCGAGATGATCGGCCAGAAAGTGGCGATGCCGGTCGCGTTGGCGCCGGTCGGCCTCACGGGGATGCAGAACGCGGACGGGGAGATCAAGGCGGCGCGGGCGGCCGAGAAGTTCGGCGTGCCCTTCACGCTCTCGACCATGTCGATCTGTTCGATCGAGGACGTGGCGGCGCATGTGTCGAAGCCGTTCTGGTTCCAGATCTACGCGCTCAATGACGACGCGTTCAACGCCGCGATCATCGGGCGGGCGAAAAATGCCGGCTGTTCGGCGCTGGTCATCACCGTCGATCTTCAGATCCTCGGCCAGCGGCACAAGGATCTCAAGAACGGCCTCTCGGCGCCGCCCAAGTTCACCATTCCGACGATGATCAACCTCGCCACCAAATGGGGCTGGGGGCTGGAGATGCTGCAAACCAAGCGGCGCTTCTTCGGCAATATCGTCGGCCATGTGGAGGGGGTCAGCGACCCCTCGTCGCTTTCGGCCTGGACGGCCGAGAAGTTCGACCCGGCGCTCAACTGGGACAAGATCAGGAAGCTCATGGACATGTGGGGCGGCAAGGTGATCCTGAAGGGGATCCTTGACGTCGAGGACGCCGAGAAGGCCGCGAGCCTTGGCGCCGACGCCATCGTCGTCTCGAACCACGGCGGGCGGCAGCTTGACGGCGCGCTTTCCTCGATCCGGATGCTGCCCGAGATCGCGGCGGCGGTCGGAAAGAAGACCGAGGTCTGGATGGATGGCGGCGTACGCTCCGGCCAGGACGTGCTGAAGGCCGTGGCGCTTGGCGCCAAGGGCGTGATGATCGGGCGCGCCTTCGTCTACGGGCTCGGCGCGATGGGCGAGGCGGGCGTGACGAAGGCGCTCGAGGTCATCCACAAGGAACTCGACACGTCGATGGCGCTTTGCGGCGAGACGGGTCTTGGCCATGTCGGGCGACACAACGTGCTGATCCCGAAGGGGTTCCTCGACCGCTACCAGTGA
- a CDS encoding MFS transporter: MAILRAAVLAQAPNAGLAAVGVLWGAFAALVPDIKARIAAPDAAFGLAMMMSAIGGIAAMALAPRLMARLGRFGLPVAGVLLSVAFFYPLLARDALGFGLAMVAIGASVSLLDIGANMRLSVLEDRHGLHLMNFSHAMFSFAFAASALVASLARQAGHGPADVLPVLSLVALVLAAAMRERRGWSGAAPAPDGADRRTPWGPILLCACILLAAFVSENATETWSSLHIERTLGGPAGNGGFGPVAFGLTMGLGRLGGQVAAERFGEAGLVLWSAVIGVIGAVVIAAAPVPAVAVLGVGLLGLGVAVTVPSANSILGRLVRPDQRAHAISRAWMIGFTGFFIGPTAMGAIAQTAGLRTAFLTVALIMAAIVPLVVALNRRGG, translated from the coding sequence ATGGCGATCCTGAGGGCGGCGGTTCTCGCGCAGGCCCCGAATGCGGGGCTGGCGGCGGTGGGTGTCCTCTGGGGCGCCTTCGCGGCGCTCGTGCCCGACATCAAGGCCCGGATCGCTGCGCCCGACGCGGCCTTCGGTCTCGCGATGATGATGTCGGCCATCGGCGGCATCGCCGCGATGGCGCTCGCGCCCCGGCTGATGGCGCGGCTCGGCCGGTTCGGCCTTCCTGTCGCCGGTGTCTTGCTGTCTGTTGCCTTCTTCTACCCGCTTCTCGCCCGCGACGCGCTGGGCTTCGGGCTCGCGATGGTTGCGATCGGCGCCTCGGTCTCGCTGCTCGACATTGGTGCTAACATGCGGCTGTCGGTGCTGGAGGACCGGCACGGCCTGCACCTCATGAACTTCTCGCACGCAATGTTCTCCTTCGCCTTCGCCGCGTCCGCCCTTGTGGCGAGCCTTGCGCGGCAGGCGGGCCACGGCCCGGCCGACGTGTTGCCGGTCCTGTCGCTCGTCGCCCTTGTCCTCGCGGCGGCCATGCGGGAACGGCGCGGATGGAGCGGCGCCGCCCCGGCGCCCGACGGGGCCGACCGGCGCACGCCCTGGGGTCCGATCCTGCTATGCGCCTGCATCCTCCTTGCCGCCTTCGTCAGCGAGAATGCGACCGAGACGTGGTCGTCGCTCCACATCGAACGCACCCTGGGCGGGCCGGCCGGCAATGGCGGGTTCGGGCCGGTGGCGTTCGGGCTGACGATGGGGCTCGGCCGGCTTGGCGGTCAGGTCGCGGCGGAACGGTTCGGGGAGGCGGGGCTGGTGCTCTGGTCGGCGGTGATCGGGGTGATCGGGGCTGTTGTGATCGCTGCCGCGCCGGTGCCGGCGGTGGCGGTGCTGGGTGTCGGGCTTCTCGGCCTCGGGGTGGCGGTGACGGTGCCCTCGGCGAACTCGATTCTCGGCCGTCTGGTCCGCCCCGATCAAAGGGCGCATGCGATCTCGCGCGCGTGGATGATCGGGTTCACCGGCTTCTTCATCGGCCCGACGGCGATGGGGGCGATCGCCCAGACCGCGGGGTTGCGCACGGCCTTCCTGACCGTCGCGCTGATCATGGCGGCGATCGTGCCGCTGGTTGTCGCGCTGAATCGGCGCGGCGGCTGA